TCGTAATTCCTTAAAGAGGTACTTATTTCATGCAAATTTTATACATCATAGTTTATGCCCATCCTAGAATGTAGATCTCGACATGACTGTGGATTGATATACAAATCTCTCAGTTGTACGCAGCATACAACTAACCAGTGTGACCTGCCCCTACTATACCCTTTTCAGAACTTCTCAGTTGAAACTAGAACAATATTAACTGAAACTGATCAATACTATAAAATTCCACATGATAATGGTTTCAATACTATAATTtttttcactatttgatttaaCTCCAGAGCTCACTTTGGTTCAACCTTGAAACACAGTTGAAAAAGAAAAGGACTTGTCACCAAACGGTGGGAATGAACAAGGAAAAATGACCACAAACAAAAGCAGATGACGGCTAGATGGTTATAAACAGTTCCGGCCAATGACCACCACAGGCAGCCATGCTGAGAAGCAATCCTTGATTTCATGTAAAATTTTCCTTCACCTTTGAACTCACTCATGATAACATAATACCAAAGTTACATGCAAAATGACTATGAACTTTGTAGACATAGAAAGAGAGAATTGACATCAAGTGAGGGAcgattttcacatataaatgcAAAATATAGAGTTTTACTTGATCTTTTTTCCGGCAGCCATGCTGAGAAGCAATCCTTGATTTCATGTAAAATTTTCCTTCACCTTTGAACTCACTCATGATAACATGATACCAAAGTTACATGCAAAATGACTATGAACTTTGTAGACATAGAAAGAGAGAATTGACATCAAATGGGGGAcgattttcacatataaatgcAAAATATAGAGTTTTACTTGATCTTTTTTCCCTCATTATCATTAGTGGTAAGATGCTACATAAAATCAACTGTAAAATTATGCACCCTAAACTACATCAGTGGTGACGTGGTTTATGGTTAGAGGAACAAGAGTAGGTAACATATTATGAGTATTTTGTATGTTCTCTTCCTTTCAGTGATAATGTGAATATTGTGAGAAGTGAGAGGTTCTGCAACAAAATCAATTATGACTGATTGATCATTCTTCAGACCCTAAGCATTTACAAAATTTGTACCTGTATCATAGTGTTCAATTTTTATAAGTACATATGAAAGTGCTTGCAAATGTAAATATACTAATGTGCTAAATTTCACATAAAACAATCACACAGTGATCTCCATGCTCTTCAAAGAAATAAAGAATACAATAGAGTACAAAGATAGTCATGCATATCTGATGTTGTAAAGTGCACTAGTATTGGCAAAGAAGACTAAGGGTTCAAGAACTTATGCAAGATACAGAAAGTTAGAGAAACATAACAACAGTTAAGACTGATAAAACCTGTGATGTCATTTAGACCATGAACCACATTCACCTTTTATAAAGAAAGAACACTAACAAGTTCAAATTCTTATCAGGATAAGGAACTCCATGGAGATTGAACACTGATAAAAACTTAATTTACTGATTTGGGTATGGCACTTCTTGTTCTGTACTCTGTTTGGTCAGTGATAAgtaaacatgatcattgtcaaATCCTGAGAATGGGCTAATTTGTATATAGGATGAATACTGAAGCTTTAACAAGCCAGTCGTTGAAGAGGCTTCGTTAATCTTTAACACACTGAACATTTCAATTTAGCCATCATCAAGCATAAAATTATGAGGCTGAATAATTGTTTAAATATGGCTAATAGAGAGAGACTTTTCACATTTGAATGTACTTCAAGAAATGATGAACATAAGGGAGAAGTATCATTGAACCTTTTATGCGTCTTAACTCCTTGCAAAGTGTAATAAAGTCACCCCATTTCATGTGGCATCGCCTGATAAAGCGCAGAATCTGCTCTGTTGTGAACATAGAAAGACTTTCTAGATACTCCCCATTGACACCATTTTCCTCAAAAACTTGGCGGTAACTTCCAAGATTTATCTCTTCTAGCCACAATCCAACATCCTGAGAACATATTTTCCAtctcaaatcaaacaaaataaataacaaaacCTGATTCAAATTTCAAAGTATGTGTTTTCTAGTTTTAACACATCCACAGATGTCCAGTATTGTCCTTAGAACTGTTTATGTTATGACACTCTAATTATCTATCTTGTGAACCTTATAGAAGGCTGCTCATTGAACATATGCAGTAAAGTGAAAATAGCTGCTGGGAATAAATATTCAATAAATAAGGATGGAATCCATAGTAGACATCTATCATCACCAAACATTGTATATGTGGATTTAGCCATGGATTGCTGTTGAAGGGCATGGAAAAGGGAGGAGAAAATTTCATATTTACCACAAGTAGCATAGTGTTCTCATATATAGTTAACTTAGAGAACTTTGCACAGAATTTAACTATAGGATGTCTTCTTGGGCTCGGAAAAACTAGTGATAGAGTGTTGAGCCGCAGATCAGATGAAACAAGGCTTTCTTGCTTAATTTCAAACTTCAAACATTAAGAAAAAAGGGGTATATATCAGCTGTAATTCAAGGATTCCATTCTTAGAATGCTTCACCTTTATCAGGTAAAACGTATCGAGCAAGCACCAATATTCAAAAGGTGAATATCAATTCCAACATAAGAAATCTTTGAATTGGCTCTTTTGCTCAAGTTTTGGATCAGACCAGCTCTATAGTTCAGAATCTTGCTTAACCCAGAGTTTTAACTCCAATGATATTCCATGACTCATTCCTCCTAATCAATTTCTAGAGCTTCCTTAAGTCAATAGTGTGGCATCTTTCTTGCCAAGCAGAGAAGGATTATAGTAGACCAATATAGCCTATATTAATCTTGTTTTCTGTTTGACattccttttgcttctttttggaAATTTTGATAATTAGAATTATAGTAGATGTCATTTGGCAACTTAATGGAATATGCAAAAGACACTTaaactaataaaatcaaattaagagaaaaataaaTCTAAATGGTTTGTCAATGCCCCTCCTGTACCATCTTCAATTCACTGGAAATGTCAGATCCCTTGGGTTATCATAATTGTCACCTTATCCCTAACAGATACAATATTTCCATACAGATACAATATTTCCATCACATGTAGAGAAATTTCAGTCATCCACCAAGAATTTGTAGATTTAGAGTTTCTTTCTTGGATTGCTAGGTTTCTGTTGGGTGCTTACAGCATATTTTTGGGTCAGGAATGATTTTCTCTATGGATCTGTGGACCTGCCAAGAGAGAGGGTGACTCAGACATGTTTTTTATTGGACCAATTACAATGGTGGTGCCAATTTTGTTCTTCAAGACTACTGCTTATCCTTTTTACACAAGGGCCTAACCTAGGAACTCTGACTGTTTTGATTAGTCGCACAGAAATCAAATTGCTGATTCTTTACTTAAGTTTTCTTCAGAGATTTACACCTCAGAAATCAAATGCAACCCAGAAAATTACTAATATCATCAGAGATTCTTTACTTAAGCTTTCTTGCCATGCATATATGCTTACACGAGGCCAATCAGATTGCTGATTGGTGTGCCAATTACGGGTGTTTGTTTGGTCAATACTTATACTTGGGAATATATGCTTATGCCTGCAGTTTTGACCTTCTTGAGCTCAAATCATACTCATGCATGAACTTATATAGACTTGTCTTATATTCTAATACACTTTAAGGGAGCATCTAATTTGTGATTAATGAGGGCTAATAAGTAGGTTAAAGGATTAACCAACAATAGCCAATCAAAGAAGcgatttttttaatttgatcaaGTATTGTAACCCAAATAACCCTTGATCGTATTAATGATTAATCTTCCGTTATCTTCTTTGCTACCCTAGTTAAGTTAGCTAGGTCAGTatacaatggaagaggaatcatctGGATTAACTTAACTCCACCTAGGTATCTGAGACTAGACTCCTGATTTCGAATAAGGGCACAACTGAATTCATGTATACTACTTTTACCAACTTATGCAAGCTTGAAAATTTCGAGGGGATGAAAGGGCAAAACCACCAGTACCATGGAATCGCAAGGTCAACGCACTTTTGTGGAAACCAATGTAGCACTCAAAAACGAAACTGCACGATCATAATCCATCAGGCATCCAGATCAAGAGAATACACTACGCTAGACGCGAAGAAACGAGCAATCAATTCACAAAGTCcatgtttttctttctttcccaCGACAGAATACCACAAATGCAATTGAAGACGTTAAGATTGATCAAAAGATACCTCGACGGTCCAAATGAAGAAATCCAAGGGTTCGGGGGACCGCCCTTTGCTCATCTCCCTCTTCCGCGCAAAGAAACCCTACAGTTACAGATTCCAAGAGCAGTTGCAGCACAGGTACATTTCCGTCGCACTGAACCAATAAACAAAGGAAAAAGCACCAAGATTCGTCGAACGATTACCGTCTCGAAGGTTTTGGATCAGACCAGACGGCAACCTACGAAGGCGGATCGGATCGAGTTGACGAGATCCCCTCAGCGCTCAAGACTTGGGGAGTTAGACGCCAATTTCCTCGGGAGATCGCCAATCTCTTCGTCGCCAACAAGGAGCGGAGAGAGAGGACGAGAAAGAGAGGAGTCGTTGAAGGCCTCACTCGGTGCCTATTTAGTGCTGCGAGCAATCGGCTTGTTCTCTTGCCCCTTTCGTTCTCTCTCAAAACAAGCCTCCGTTTTGTTGATTcgctaaatattatttttttttcagtaCTTAACTGATTTTAAATCTAATTTTTTCCTTTCTTATATATGATATCACAATATTAGACATATGCTAATTTTTCgaaaataaaattatacatatatatatatatatatatatatatatatatatatataagctttcGTGACTTAcacttttaattttatatatttattataaattagtAATTACTGTAAAGTTATAAAACAAGGGAACAGATAATTGATAAAAATATGATGATatttgagatatataaaaattttaatactatttATTTTTAACGGCAATCATGGTTAGTCATAGTTAACATGAGTTTACTAAATGGAAGCTAATGGAAGGTTTCAATATTTGAATAAAtatatttgtaatattttaaaattataaaagagtTTTCTATTTGTAACccactttttgattttttaatatttctaaaatattcttttataaatggacataaatatcttcttttttttctttctcctcgATCTAATCAACAATAATTCAAGCGATCGCAAGGGCCGGATAGGCCCCACTAGAGTTGCTAATGAAAACAACAATAATAGGTGGGCTAAGTTATATGGGTGGTCATGGAAGCCCAAGTATCTTCACGCTCCtaagatattaatttttttgaaaggATTACATGGGAGATGAAGGAGAAAAGTAAACAATCAATGGTAGAGATTCATGATGTTTAGGGAGGGGAAGGCATGTGAGTTACAAATGCTGACGATAGAGAAGCATCGACGGTAACAACTATACCTACAATTTCGGAGGGGGTGGCAAGCAACATTCACAATGACTAAATAGACGACTAGCATCACTTCCAATTACATTTACAATGAGCATTGAGAAGATTTTGAAGGCACAAAGATGCAACGCACCGAACAACATCCACAACAAGTGACATCAGTGGTGAATAGTGTTAGCGTCGAGGGTATCAATAGCTGGTGGATGAGAGATtgtgggaaaggaaaaaaaaaaaaaaggataagatcgttaataataaataatattttattttttttataagcgattatgaataataaaagatTATCAATAGTAAGAAGGGGTTGTGAATAATAATCTTTATTAACAATGGATATACAAGTTGTTAAAATTCTTAACagcatataaattattataaaaggttGACGTGTAAAACCCCAATACAAGTAACGGGAATAtgtctattatatatatacatatatatgattcatataaaatgacAAAAATTGGGCTTGTTTCCTAAAGAAATTATCTTAAATAAAAGAAGAGCGAGAGAGCAAGTGATGAAGGTCAAAATTGACTTATAGATGTTGAGAGGGTCACTGGAGATGACCCAAAACCTTCTTAGATACCAATAGTACCAAAATCTCCCATAGCATATAATGTCTTCCCATCTAATTTATTAGGTGAATTATGCCAGATTCATGATGGATGTCAATTGAGTTCATAAAGTTTAGTATCCACCAATTGGCATGTGCCTTGAAGAAAATTGTTTTAGATCAATCAGGATGGCCAAGTATGCACGAATGGCTAAAACAGTGAACAGCAAATGTTCATTAGCAGACAAAAAGCACCAAGAGGCTTCCATCAATAATGATAGGGACATCacattcatatatttcttagttAACAGAGATCACCAAACTAGAAATCAATGCAGCTATGTTAGAGTCCATCCATGTCTGGAATTAACAACAAGGTATCCATGCCTAATTGCATGATTGCAGTCCCATTTActtgtgtcttcttcttctctatGATACATAAAATGCTTGGGCCACCACACAGATCTGATGTTGGAAGCTTGTTCTTGATCGCCTTGTTCTTATTAATGCAAATGGCAATGAGACCTACACCAACTGCTGCCTGTGATTGGAAAAATTGGAGTCGCAATGGCAAAAACtatcaaaagaatatatatatatatatatatatatatatatatataaaatcttcaAGTGACCACATAATTGGCTGAACATTATTAAAGAATGGccctttgagtgtcacaggggctGCATCTGCTGCAGCTAGATTGACTTCCTAACCCTGCAAACATTCACTGATCAGGTAAAATGGTGACAAAAAGGAAGCAAATGGAGAGAGAAGTTTGTCAATTCAGGAAAACACTCTTGTTCTAAACCAAAAAAGAGAACCACTCGAGAGTCTTTTACTTTAAGTACACTGGTTTCCTTCTCTTTGGCCAATCTGACAGAAAAAATGAGCAATGTTTCTGCATCTAAGGATAGATTTCTAACCTGGCACTTGAGTCATCTCCATCACTACAAAGCAAGTGGCAGATTTGACAAAGTGCTGATCCTCTACAATGTTCACCAGCTATTTCCATTATCACCATGATACTTGGCATCTTTGAAGAAGCAGCTGGAAAAACAAGCACACAAGTAAGAATGGAAGGTGCAAGTTCTGAGTAGGTGCTTTCACCATTTGTTAGTCAAAAAGTGTTCGAAATTGTCTGAATGCCCCGATGATGGTAGATGAATGTGGACTCTTTCCTTGAGTGATGTCATTTCATCCAGGAGTGTTTACCAGTTTGTGAAGGAGAGTACAACACATAAGATTAATTGACCTGGGTCAAGGGTGATGTGGTGTCTAGGAACCCGTCCTAATTCCTAATGTCAAATTCTTTTTTAGTGGAACTTCTTTGGAACAAATTACCAACTTCTGATTTGATTGCTAGATTAATGCACACTAAACTTGATCCTTGTAATATGTGCAAGATGTTCTCTGATTCtcccatacatttttctttttaatgtcCTTTTGCCCGTGAGTTTTCAAAACAGGCTgcttgtagttttaagtttcaatcTTTTGACGATTGGAAATTTGGGGAGTACTTGAAAGAGGGACAAGATTTGGATAAAGAGTCTACTTGTCAAATTAGAAGTGTCATTGGCAATTCCTAATAATTTCTTTGATTTAATAAAAATGACCATCATTTTACAACC
Above is a genomic segment from Musa acuminata AAA Group cultivar baxijiao chromosome BXJ3-4, Cavendish_Baxijiao_AAA, whole genome shotgun sequence containing:
- the LOC135635600 gene encoding uncharacterized protein LOC135635600 yields the protein MSKGRSPEPLDFFIWTVEDVGLWLEEINLGSYRQVFEENGVNGEYLESLSMFTTEQILRFIRRCHMKWGDFITLCKELRRIKVACLKGEQEVRKPWWAPSCLSVVFVRLAKRNRQSRVVSMKLEP